The following DNA comes from Poecilia reticulata strain Guanapo linkage group LG5, Guppy_female_1.0+MT, whole genome shotgun sequence.
CAAAGATTATTGTCTCAGGTAGGTACTGAAATGATATCACAAGAACCAGATTAAGTTTGGATTTTTTCCCCTGTAATAAATGATCAGCCATTGgtgaaaaacttatttttaacagatatgtttaaaaaaacatacatctgTAAGggagcaaatattttttacagcactGCAGGCGGCACCGGACGCTTGATTTTATTCACACGCTAACTATTTGGGGAAAGACTCAGATTGTAACGAgatggagaaataaaagaatcaaaggaAGGATTCAAACATGCtttatatttccaaaactaaaagTCCGACGTCACAGTTTAGCCTCTTTAGCAACATATGGTGAATATCAGTCAAAACAGGAAGCAATTGGAGAGATAGTGGAAAATGTTTATACAGTTGTAGTTATCAGAGACAGTTTGTGCATCAGCTGGTTTTcagaggatttttctttttttaaataataggaCATTTTActgccttttttatttgtagatatAGATTTGCAAAGTTCTTAGCACATGACAGCATTGAAACTTGGTCATGTGAACTAGTGAAAAGAAGATTGAGTGATATTTCCACAACTTTCACTTTGTCCAGGATGAAGTGAAGCTTTCTAGGAATCCCTCTGTTGCAaatgattaaatcaaattaCTTGTGCCAAAAATCTaattgttataatttaaattaggaggagaaaaagtacaaaaaaaaaaaaaaaaggtctgtgTCAGATCAGCTCTATTCAGATGCCTACCTGCCTGAAAAACTCCTCCATTAAGGCTTTGGTCCAGCGAGAGTGCAGCGCCCAGGGCTTGGATGGATGACTGATGTCAGCCGTGTGCAGTAACAGAGACAACGCTTTGGGCTTATCCATCCTGATGGAAAAAGCATAATGCTTTGTTTATGTTGCCTGAAGACAAAGCAGTTCTGACACAGTTCAGAAAGTATAAGACACACAGTTATTTCATCCAGATTGtagtttgaaacatttcaaacgCCTCTAAAGAGCCAATACGTAAGTTCTGGGTTTTGCACCTACCGCTCTTGTTGTTGTAGACAGGATTTCATTGCTTTTACTTGAAGTAGGTGGGAGGACATGTCAGTGGCCAAAACCATCTCTATAACAAGTGATCGCATCTCcctgtaaacacacacagacgtaCACAGACTCGCAGTTTACTGGCCGGCCTTGAATGATGTGACGGAACCATATAAAGTAAAAGTGGCAGGCGGGAGAACTCTGTGAGGTTGCAACCTTTTTAACTTCACTGATGGATTTCCTTGTTCTCATGGTAACACTAACTGCAAAAGGAGCCTGTTGCGGCATGCTGCTGTGTTTATCTCTGCACAGCTCCACAGTGAATATTACAGCCGCACCGGGTGTGTGAAGTATGAAGCAAATGACTCCATTAACGCAGACGGTGCGGATATTGTAAATTATTTCCCGACACAAACTCCACTGATGATGTTTTAGGAGGCTTCGGTTTTACCTTAAAGTCAGCCATCAATCTTTACTGTAATGGAAACTCAGCATTGCAACATCATTATAAGGCCTGACAGATGCAGCTGCAGACTTAGTTGCTAGTGAACAGTTCGTCATTATAGGTAAAAATGATCCTTTACAGACTCTTAGGAAATTTAAGGTGAATGTAACGTGGTAGTTTAATCTACCGTCCATTTCCTATGCAGAACTGATGTAATTTACTGAGAATTGTGGGCCGTCTTTCTTAGACACACTACTTTAGCTCTGCCAACAAATTTTCTTTGGGACTGAGATTAGGACTTTCTGTCCTAGACCCGctttgtaataaatatttcactttaattAATAAGGTCTTTATCCATTAGGGAGACCCAGTTGTGGCTGAAGTCTTATGATGCTGGTTCAACATTTCTCCATAGTGTTTCTTATTCATTAGCTCAATCATCTTGTGAAGTGCACCAGAATGTTCTGCAATAAAACACAGCCACAACAGCATGCCCCTGGGTTTCTCACACTCACAAACTTCCCCTTTGTtctccaaatgtaaaaatggaCATTATGGTTAAActtctattaatttttttttttgagactaTAGAACCTGTTCCTGTTTACTTTTCATGTTGCCTTTGGGGTGAtagcttcttcctctctctgtagCTTCTCAGCCTATGATGTTACAAGAATCATTTCACTGCTGCTTTGGTTGATAGACACATTTCTCagctaaattaataatacataaaaaaattacagaatatAAACCAAGGAAAAATCAGGCACTgcttttgaattgtttttcGAGGGTTTTAAGACCATCTCCAAGCAGCTCCAGTGATCACAGATGCATATCAGGTGAATCCATAATACTATGTCATGTTTAACATATTAAAGTAGTCTTGTGTCAGCTAATATAAATCATAAAGTCAGTtgagatttgtttattttttagttggCAAGTAAACCAATAAAGAATAAATGTCACAGCCACAGTGCAGAAAACATTATGCACAGCTTATGTAGTATGATCTACCGGCATTTTATCTTTCGTGTTATCTCAAATTAACTATAAAtgttgatacattttaaaatagaatgAACGTAATTATCTTACATCCACTCTTCTCGCGTCAAATTAATGAAGATGTTCATCTGGTCGTCCTGCAGCAGGCGAAATGCTGCACTTAGGTGATGACTTTCCTGCACAGATCTGTCGTTGTAAATCAGAGCAAACTCTGACCTGGAACACAGACAGAACGATAAAGACGAGTTGGTAATAAACAGAAAGTCTTGTGATATCCACgctttaaaatgcataaatgaataaagatGCAGTCAAACAGTAAAGTGACTGTTTGGCATGGAGAGTTtggaaaatgtgattaaaagtaaaagccTTAGGGAGCAATTAAATAACTGTGATGGCAAAACTATAATGATGAGTTTCACACTGAAGAGAGCGTgaaatgttgggaaaaaaaaggtcaacCATGTGCATGAATGACTCACTATTTTAAAGGtaattaacaaattatttgATTACCAGCTTTATGTTAGGGTCTTAAAATTAGAACTAAAGGAGATTATGTGAAATTTTTCAATCAAGACGATGGAGGTGACGGTGTTAGGAGTTCACCCCACAATTAGAGAGTTGCTGGTACGATTCCTGTTCTACCTGCCTCTGTCGATTAAGATACTTCAGCCCCCTTGAGGCTGGATGCATGAATGACTGTCATGTGAAGGGCATTAGCCATCTCTTGATAAAGCTCTTCACAGACACAAAGCCATTTACtataaggttttattttaaagcctcTGAAAAActttacacttaaaaaaatgattggaaaagagCTACTATATGTTTGGAGATCTACAGATTCAGCAAACAAAggcagtttttacttttattgtaaaGTATCCTAAAAGCGATGTTATTTTAAAGGGGGAAGTACTGAAAGTAGAAAAGTTAAAAGTAACTGTTGGCTGACagcaatataaaaacataataatattacATTGGACAAAAAGAACATTAGTTTTCCAAGGCActatattattttaatgataattTGATGTCCGCAGAAACTGATCACAAACTGATAACTTAATCCAAGGAAGCATGACTGACATGGGAGAAAGCACAGAAAAGTAAAGCACTTCAGAAAATActtaaagaatttaaaagcatttaaaaataataattacccTATAACATTATTcttatgtttaataaataatattcttATATGACTTTTACCCTCATTATAATTTTATCCTTATGATGTAATGAATGTTGATTGTAGACAGACATCCTTATGTTTCTTATTGTATttccaaaataagaaaaagcacTTAAAATGGGTGCTTGGAGACTGTGttggaaaaatctaaaaatactgCTTTTCCCTCCTTAAAGCCATGTTTGCTTTAGAAAGATCTCACCTCATTCCCCAAATTCCTTAAAAgctatatgtatatgttttttcttactATTTCTGAATCTACTTCTATCTCTAGCTCTGTTTTAAAGTTTCGCAATGTGACATTTATGCAACAGGCACTTTACAAACAATACACAAGGTTTATAATAGATGGCGCAGGAAATAAAGCCGACCTTGTGTGGATGTGAAAGTTGTTTGTGGTTCCCGTGTGTTCGAAGTCGTGAATGGCTGCAGCAAACAGGGAAGCCATCACTTCCAGCTCTGTCAGCCAGTGCTTGGTGAACAAAAGGGACACAATTAAATGGATAAGCAACATGTCAGGTCTGAACAACGTAAGAAGATGCtttgcatacaaaaaaaaaggaaaaagaaacatcagaatAACCAAGACTTTGCTATGATTTTTcttagaaatggaaaaaataaagtatgtcGAATCTCAAACTTTTGGGGGCATTCTATACACATGCTGgctgaaattagatttttagaGGAACTggaactgatttatttttaagtaaaatcttGGGCTCCTCTTTAAAGAACAAAGTCCCCCGCATCATGTTCAGTTAATGGATGAAAAAATTAATGAACCCTTTTCAATTCAAGTCAGTCACAACATCAGACACAATTTTGCCAGTAAGAATCCCTGATTCCTATTTCGCCTCTAAGGAAGTgcttttgtataaaaatgtctttgaatgttgaatgttttaattGTACATTCAGTCGAGGATCAGACTATTGAAAGCAccactttgaaataaattctcTTTAAGCCACTCAGCGCTGACCCAGAAATCATTGATCATTTACAGAGTCTGACACTCAAAGGATAAATCAGAGGGTTGTTGACACATGAGCgagaatacagaaaaaaaacaaagtagaaaaatataatttcatcgATGCGTGTTATGTAATTTGTTCCTATTTCTGAATcacagacaaaatgtaaaacagagaaGATGAAGAAAGATGGGTTTTGTGGGCAATATTAGCCACAAACATCCCTCCAAAAAACAGatgattgaaaaaaaagtgGGTGAAGTCAGTAATAATTTTTGAGTGAACGGTACCACGAGTCCGGAGCGCAGCAGCAGACAGTGCATGGTCTGAGTCACATCGGCTGCATGAAGGAGGTTGTGATATGGATTATTGTATTTGCAGTATCCTTTTTCCAGGGCAGATAGGAATTCAGTCAGGCATGAGATGGGAATCTAGAGAAAGCATTATGTAATCAATTAACATCTGTGCCTGGATTAAACTCAGAAAACAACCTGAATTAGGTAAAAAGGTCAAATAACGCACATGATGCAAAGaagatcattttcaaaatggaaCAATCTTTCTATCTGATTATTTTCTACGCATTACACACAATTAGCGGTGAGAGTTCATGTCTCTCTGAGGGACATTTTGTCCAACCTCATGCTCGCacgttaaaaataaatttgctaaaagTCAGCTCGATACAGCATCAGTTACAGACCTTGAAGCGGCTGTTGAGGTCATATCTTGTGATCAGTTCAAAGAACAGAGTTTGTAGTGCGTGATCAGAGCTAGCGGAGTTCAGagcaaaaacatcaaagctCCAACGGTCCACATCctgaagagaaagagagaaaagtagCAGCCCCACTGGAGCATACCTGCACTGATCCTTTTTCTAAGAATGTGCCATTTATCAAATAAACATGCTGCACACTCTGAGGTAGCAGGTTAGTGTGGACTTACCCTAAGGCAGTTTACGACTGCCTCAGGTTGGTCTGGCATAGTTGATGTGTAGGCCCTCTTGAACATCCTGGAATAATGCAGTGTTTATCTTGAGTTCAGTTAAAGTTCAGATGTTGACATTGTGCAGCAAACTTGACTCTGGAGGTGTTTATACTAATCCCCTAAAGCCTCTGCCCTCAGTGTAAGAATGTTTTCCAGGAAATAAATGAAGGCTAATGTTTCACAGTTTAAATCTGCAGTTGTAAAATGAACTTAATGAATGTTACGAGTTGGAATACTGGGAgaggaaacaaataatttacagCTTTAGCGAAATGGTATAAGGAATACAGCCAAGTGGTTCTATTAGTTTCCTGCAGGAGGTTGTGCTGTTAGCGAAACACCCACTTATACCCTTGAATTGATGACACAGATCCAAACGGAAAGTTTGAACTAGCATACCTCTCCACAAATATGCCAGCCTGCACCGCATGCACAATGCTGCGAAACTTGGGCTTCTCATCTGAGCGTCTCAAAGGCCGTCGAATCCTCTGGGTGAAGGTGGACGCCAGCCAGTCAGTGACCTCCGATGGGACCCCGTctgactgcagctgctgaagaTCGTCCTCTGTCTCCAGACACTGTCTAAGATCACACATTGATTATTTGAAGGGAGACAGAAGTAAGGTCATAAAATGATAAAGGAACAATCTGTTCTCGTTGGACTAATTCCTGATCGTAAAGGTCAACGTATTGAATAACAAGTCAAACCTTGGCTCATGGAAACTATGCACTCTTTTTGTCTGCATTTCACACAGACAGCCACTCACTCCTCCCAGGTGACAGGTAAAGGATTAGCCTGCGTGTTTCCAACTCTGTCAGCAGGGGTGCTGGGGTCTCTACCTTTTTCTTCGAGCAAGCAGGGGAAATCGTTGGTGTCATGCAGTTCCACCACCTGTCAGCTATCAGTCCTTTGCAGGTGACGCATGATGATTCTTTCAAACTGATGCagagttttatttgtctgaagTAGTCGTGAGTGCTCATATCATCCACTCCAACTTAGTTGGTGTGCAACTCTATGAAACATCCAGAGTGAAGGTAAAACTTTTCTTATCTGGACTTTTCAAGATTTTATAGGTTTGCAAATCATACATCTAACCTTAGAAATGGCAAATGTAAACCATTTGTTTACAGTTATAACTAAACAAATTGTTGAAAGTGAGCAAACCACATAATACAATAACTTACTGTAAAACCAAATCTGTTCTTTGAATGTCCTGAGGTACTTCACATGTCAATACAAATACCATTTGagataaactgtttaaaagggataaactgtttaaaattgtttaaaagggaaaatgtgattattatttAGAGAAATCCTGTTATTGATTCAGATGTTCAGGAGTTAATACTGGCTTagcagagaaaaacatattGCTGACacagactttttatttgtacatttgtaaaCCTGACCTGTGGTGcagctgttaaaatattaggGGCGTCCTCTTGGTGTGGTGCACCTAAGCAGCTTCGTAGTTTGATTCTGACTGGAGCCAGCTCTGTTATGTAAACAGGGttagggttgtttttttttttaacaagcatCATGAACGCGTTGACGTACCTTGATAAAATTGATAAGGATTGTGGTCTCCTCAGCTGTAAAGTAAATCAAGTTAGGCTGCAGGATTATTTGTAGATTTTAGTTTTCACTGAAGACGCATTTTATCCCTTAATCCATACATTTTTGCAGtcatttagctttattttgCTTAAGCAATATAGTCTTTATAAAGCCAAAGCTGCAGCTACATAACAATAAGTG
Coding sequences within:
- the LOC103464421 gene encoding calcium/calmodulin-dependent 3',5'-cyclic nucleotide phosphodiesterase 1B isoform X3, giving the protein MTPACKIHRRSDRNLTVVTWMMTLERLRSMLKQIEEKDVDFEEIKKNLDFTASLLEAVYLDGSRQCLETEDDLQQLQSDGVPSEVTDWLASTFTQRIRRPLRRSDEKPKFRSIVHAVQAGIFVERMFKRAYTSTMPDQPEAVVNCLRDVDRWSFDVFALNSASSDHALQTLFFELITRYDLNSRFKIPISCLTEFLSALEKGYCKYNNPYHNLLHAADVTQTMHCLLLRSGLVHWLTELEVMASLFAAAIHDFEHTGTTNNFHIHTRSEFALIYNDRSVQESHHLSAAFRLLQDDQMNIFINLTREEWMEMRSLVIEMVLATDMSSHLLQVKAMKSCLQQQERMDKPKALSLLLHTADISHPSKPWALHSRWTKALMEEFFRQGDREAELGLPFSPLCDRKSTLVAESQIGFIDFIVYPTFSLLTEMAEKIVIPLVEENPGPPDPCNRHSNLWKESSRGLQWSLAHITAELVSFRSTWTRHTEDNKLKWKESGSNGFSDSSVTKEQQSREEERSEKSLQDSSENTKQ
- the LOC103464421 gene encoding calcium/calmodulin-dependent 3',5'-cyclic nucleotide phosphodiesterase 1B isoform X1, with protein sequence MTPACKIHRRSDRNLTVVTWMMTLERLRSMLKQIEEKDVDFEEIKKNLDFTASLLEAVYLDGSRQCLETEDDLQQLQSDGVPSEVTDWLASTFTQRIRRPLRRSDEKPKFRSIVHAVQAGIFVERMFKRAYTSTMPDQPEAVVNCLRDVDRWSFDVFALNSASSDHALQTLFFELITRYDLNSRFKIPISCLTEFLSALEKGYCKYNNPYHNLLHAADVTQTMHCLLLRSGLVHWLTELEVMASLFAAAIHDFEHTGTTNNFHIHTRSEFALIYNDRSVQESHHLSAAFRLLQDDQMNIFINLTREEWMEMRSLVIEMVLATDMSSHLLQVKAMKSCLQQQERMDKPKALSLLLHTADISHPSKPWALHSRWTKALMEEFFRQGDREAELGLPFSPLCDRKSTLVAESQIGFIDFIVYPTFSLLTEMAEKIVIPLVEENPGPPDPCNRHSNLWKESSRGLQWSLAHITAELVSFRSTWTRHTEDNKLKWKESGSNAYQHFPIPFPTFYFLQDFLTPALQKNNNPGRRSGQKNLCKTAVKIQNSRRDFLMIWACYQEFIHC
- the LOC103464421 gene encoding calcium/calmodulin-dependent 3',5'-cyclic nucleotide phosphodiesterase 1B isoform X2; the protein is MAELVRIRKKRLQIPISRLRSMLKQIEEKDVDFEEIKKNLDFTASLLEAVYLDGSRQCLETEDDLQQLQSDGVPSEVTDWLASTFTQRIRRPLRRSDEKPKFRSIVHAVQAGIFVERMFKRAYTSTMPDQPEAVVNCLRDVDRWSFDVFALNSASSDHALQTLFFELITRYDLNSRFKIPISCLTEFLSALEKGYCKYNNPYHNLLHAADVTQTMHCLLLRSGLVHWLTELEVMASLFAAAIHDFEHTGTTNNFHIHTRSEFALIYNDRSVQESHHLSAAFRLLQDDQMNIFINLTREEWMEMRSLVIEMVLATDMSSHLLQVKAMKSCLQQQERMDKPKALSLLLHTADISHPSKPWALHSRWTKALMEEFFRQGDREAELGLPFSPLCDRKSTLVAESQIGFIDFIVYPTFSLLTEMAEKIVIPLVEENPGPPDPCNRHSNLWKESSRGLQWSLAHITAELVSFRSTWTRHTEDNKLKWKESGSNAYQHFPIPFPTFYFLQDFLTPALQKNNNPGRRSGQKNLCKTAVKIQNSRRDFLMIWACYQEFIHC
- the LOC103464421 gene encoding calcium/calmodulin-dependent 3',5'-cyclic nucleotide phosphodiesterase 1B isoform X4, giving the protein MAELVRIRKKRLQIPISRLRSMLKQIEEKDVDFEEIKKNLDFTASLLEAVYLDGSRQCLETEDDLQQLQSDGVPSEVTDWLASTFTQRIRRPLRRSDEKPKFRSIVHAVQAGIFVERMFKRAYTSTMPDQPEAVVNCLRDVDRWSFDVFALNSASSDHALQTLFFELITRYDLNSRFKIPISCLTEFLSALEKGYCKYNNPYHNLLHAADVTQTMHCLLLRSGLVHWLTELEVMASLFAAAIHDFEHTGTTNNFHIHTRSEFALIYNDRSVQESHHLSAAFRLLQDDQMNIFINLTREEWMEMRSLVIEMVLATDMSSHLLQVKAMKSCLQQQERMDKPKALSLLLHTADISHPSKPWALHSRWTKALMEEFFRQGDREAELGLPFSPLCDRKSTLVAESQIGFIDFIVYPTFSLLTEMAEKIVIPLVEENPGPPDPCNRHSNLWKESSRGLQWSLAHITAELVSFRSTWTRHTEDNKLKWKESGSNGFSDSSVTKEQQSREEERSEKSLQDSSENTKQ